CGTCGATTTCCTTCTCCCCTTCGATGAGCGAGAAGACAGACCCCGGGCGATACTGACGCTGTCGAACTTCTGTCGACAGCCGCGCAAGTGAGGTTCCTTGCGCTTCGATTTTCTTGCGCAACGGTTCGTCGATCAATTCTTCGAGATCGTCGATCGAACGTGCAGCCATCGTGAGCTGCACTTTCACAGTGCCACGCTCGCGGACACGAAGTTTGAGCCAGCGGCTGAGTGATCCGAAGTCGCAGCGGCGCGGTTCATCCGTGATCGCAGCGGCCGGTACGTACCGCCGCGCGATCGAACTAATGATCGGTTCGACAATCGGTTTCCACGCTACCGGGGCATCGAGTTTCTCGAGATAAAAGAGCAACCCGTGCCAGGCTCGCAGCAGCAGCACCATCTCAGCGGGTCCGGCCATCCGAAAGTTCCAGCGATCGTCGCCGAGCACATCGGACATCCGTTCCGACAGCTTCCACTGAGCAAGTGCGAACGGATATTCAGAGGCGAGTGGCTCGGCAATAAGCCCCATGACCGCAGGGAGCTTGTGAGCGAGCGGGCCTAGTTTTTCGCCACAGAATCCAAGTTCCATCAGCGGTTTCCAAGGGGAACCTTCGCGATAGAGCGCTGCAAGCAAAAGAGCGGCTAGTGCCTGCTGCTGAGGCTGTGTGAATCGCGCGACACATCCAAAATCGTAAAGCAGCAATTGCGGAGTCGATTCTCGCAGCACGAAACGTACGTTGCCGGGATGCAAGTCGGCATGGATCATCTCGCGACTCAGAATGCTGGTGAAAAACCAGTGAATGAGATCGAGCGAGAGTTTACGGCGCACAATCAATGGCCACTTCGCTACTTCATCGATCGTCGAACCTGCTTCCCAAGTGGTCACGAGCACATTTTTTGAGGAAAGTTCGCCGATGACTTCAGGAACGATAAGAAAGCGATCGTGCTGATGAATCTCGGCATAGCGC
This window of the Pirellula staleyi DSM 6068 genome carries:
- a CDS encoding AarF/ABC1/UbiB kinase family protein → MPLETLSRWTGYADLALSARRVSTANSPELATIARTHLAERMGRMHGLPQKLGQIMSMSDHEEKAQSFSPLQQSAAALPFSTVKTLLETAWGEPLRKVVRSIDEQGQAASLGQVHRATLYSGEEVAIKLQYPGIKTALETDLGALGWLSLPLGGLSRGFRLDEYQKMLAADLEHELDYDAEARTQQRYAEIHQHDRFLIVPEVIGELSSKNVLVTTWEAGSTIDEVAKWPLIVRRKLSLDLIHWFFTSILSREMIHADLHPGNVRFVLRESTPQLLLYDFGCVARFTQPQQQALAALLLAALYREGSPWKPLMELGFCGEKLGPLAHKLPAVMGLIAEPLASEYPFALAQWKLSERMSDVLGDDRWNFRMAGPAEMVLLLRAWHGLLFYLEKLDAPVAWKPIVEPIISSIARRYVPAAAITDEPRRCDFGSLSRWLKLRVRERGTVKVQLTMAARSIDDLEELIDEPLRKKIEAQGTSLARLSTEVRQRQYRPGSVFSLIEGEKEIDVWLE